From Candidatus Poribacteria bacterium, a single genomic window includes:
- a CDS encoding dockerin type I domain-containing protein has protein sequence MKKVICPFLILGLTLICLTTGHAQEANLDTLRAADVNADGTINILDITFIASHFGKAVAADQMPNPDVTGDGIVNILDLVLVAGQMGKTVRPLVAFVSVNPVAESQLEINDTITLTFDNMPEDVEVSTGVATIADQIVTIAGSFDPGALALTITWLDGTQTLTYTIRQPATFVSAVPVANAQLEVNGTITLTFDSMPEDVRVSTGVATIADQTVTIAGPFDPGDLALTITWKDGSQTLNYTVRHPATFVRSRPVDGANLDMDDTITLTFDNPPEGVEASAGVATVDGKAIKITGPFEPGDLALTITWLDGTQTLTYTVRPPVAFVRARPAAGATLDADDTITLTFDRRPEDITVSSGDAETTGRFVDITGPFDPGPLALTITWKDGSQTLTYTVRTPDTDAPRITGGTVSDGNKDIKSDVVNTRARIEIDFNEEVTGNIALQTTGGVDVGWLGKVDGKKGILELVRGKELDSGTTYVITGKVSDAAGNETDLDITFTTESRTSGIPFTVTDATFATLVLGSEVPVVLEFWKDG, from the coding sequence ATGAAAAAAGTAATTTGCCCGTTCCTAATACTCGGCTTAACCTTGATCTGCCTAACAACGGGTCACGCCCAAGAGGCGAATCTTGATACTTTGAGGGCAGCCGATGTTAATGCCGATGGAACGATAAACATCTTGGATATCACGTTTATCGCCTCACATTTTGGCAAGGCGGTCGCCGCAGATCAGATGCCGAATCCAGATGTCACCGGTGACGGTATCGTCAATATCCTTGACTTGGTCCTCGTTGCCGGACAGATGGGAAAAACCGTGCGTCCACTTGTGGCGTTTGTCAGTGTGAATCCAGTGGCTGAGTCGCAGCTTGAGATCAACGATACCATCACCCTCACTTTCGATAATATGCCAGAAGACGTTGAAGTAAGCACAGGGGTCGCTACAATCGCTGACCAGATCGTAACAATCGCAGGTTCATTTGACCCAGGCGCACTCGCCTTGACGATCACTTGGTTGGATGGCACTCAAACGCTCACATACACCATCAGACAGCCCGCGACGTTCGTTAGCGCAGTACCAGTAGCCAATGCCCAACTTGAGGTTAACGGAACCATTACGCTTACTTTTGATAGTATGCCAGAAGACGTTAGGGTAAGCACAGGGGTCGCTACAATCGCTGACCAAACCGTGACAATCGCAGGACCTTTCGATCCGGGTGATCTCGCTCTGACTATCACCTGGAAGGACGGAAGCCAAACGCTCAACTATACCGTCAGACACCCTGCAACGTTTGTCCGGTCGAGACCAGTAGACGGGGCGAACCTTGATATGGACGATACGATCACGCTTACTTTCGACAACCCACCGGAGGGTGTTGAAGCAAGCGCAGGGGTCGCTACTGTTGATGGTAAAGCCATAAAAATTACAGGTCCTTTTGAGCCGGGCGATCTCGCCTTGACGATCACTTGGTTGGATGGCACCCAGACGCTCACCTATACCGTCAGACCGCCCGTGGCGTTTGTAAGGGCAAGACCAGCAGCCGGCGCGACGCTTGATGCGGACGATACGATTACGCTCACCTTTGACAGAAGACCAGAGGATATTACAGTCTCTTCAGGTGATGCGGAAACCACCGGCAGGTTTGTGGACATCACGGGTCCATTTGATCCAGGGCCCCTCGCTTTGACAATCACTTGGAAGGACGGAAGCCAAACACTCACTTATACCGTCCGTACACCCGATACCGACGCACCTCGAATTACAGGTGGTACCGTCAGTGATGGCAACAAGGACATTAAGTCTGATGTGGTTAACACGCGGGCACGGATTGAAATTGATTTCAATGAAGAGGTAACTGGAAACATCGCACTGCAAACCACAGGGGGCGTTGATGTCGGTTGGCTCGGCAAAGTTGACGGTAAAAAAGGAATTCTCGAACTGGTCAGGGGCAAAGAGCTTGACAGCGGGACCACCTACGTTATTACCGGGAAAGTTAGCGACGCTGCAGGCAACGAAACCGACCTTGACATCACCTTTACCACTGAAAGTAGAACCTCTGGTATTCCTTTCACGGTCACCGATGCGACCTTTGCGACGCTTGTACTCGGATCTGAGGTACCTGTTGTGCTTGAATTCTGGAAGGATGGGTGA
- a CDS encoding thioredoxin domain-containing protein, which yields MAPVVAQVALENRDTFAVAKMNIAQGPQTHRKYLVRGHPTYIVFKDGKDVGRIAGVKTKGQLLQDILNAINK from the coding sequence ATGGCGCCAGTTGTCGCCCAAGTTGCTTTAGAGAACCGAGATACATTTGCTGTTGCGAAAATGAATATTGCCCAGGGTCCGCAAACGCATCGAAAATATCTGGTCAGAGGACACCCGACTTACATTGTATTCAAAGATGGAAAGGATGTCGGACGTATCGCGGGTGTGAAAACGAAAGGTCAACTTCTGCAGGATATCCTCAATGCTATAAACAAGTGA
- a CDS encoding BatA and WFA domain-containing protein yields the protein MQFLNPAAFYLLGAIPIVVFLHFLKLRRYTYLVPSIMHWLSTDEDRRANVPFQRLRNILLPLLQVLFLLLLTCSVARPTLRRPGFMPGKAILIVDNSASMLSEESGQTRLSLAKAAALEQVAQISAGSGIMLMVTQETGTYIQQAFTTDTAQLQRAIENITPIHAPRNLRPVFDAVTRYTDSPQDQVFFISDTFENLPDIPLTLHKIPVGADAENMGIILFSVDIVQDQYEILVGIQNFTQTSSEFNVQLAVENAPLDDRTISIPSETTQSVLFSGDPRGLAGKVIRVHLGIADDFSLDNSVSAILPGISPLKILLVNDNQKSLLPELLRAYGSHVDLDVVLPTDYHGTGDADIAVFDGSTPAGRETFSGAFEVTSRARLIFINPGSNLPFVQVSDASAVKSSSGSTRVIRADAAHPLMADVSLQGLQVRESVYRDLPIWGYSLVETEKGSLIWLGNPGADTQLLVFEFDAFNPEISTFAVSIPGPLFVYQCLAWFEAGVAPLQPLGSQTRRTRHAFKTGEQVVIALENTDMPFRIQKPDETMVTVNNTVFTETDLVGVYTLFAHDGRELERFTVNLLDTATSTLSQSRTIKADAENISTSLETGLQPMAQEVWRFPAVLALIVLFVEWWFYHRERL from the coding sequence ATGCAATTTCTGAATCCTGCCGCGTTTTATCTGTTAGGTGCAATTCCGATCGTAGTGTTCCTGCATTTCTTGAAGTTGCGCCGCTACACCTACCTTGTTCCGAGCATCATGCATTGGCTATCCACCGACGAGGATCGGAGAGCCAATGTCCCGTTCCAACGGCTTCGGAATATACTTCTCCCACTCCTACAAGTGCTTTTTTTGCTGCTCCTTACGTGCAGCGTGGCGCGTCCGACGTTGCGTAGACCTGGGTTCATGCCCGGAAAGGCGATTCTCATTGTCGATAATTCTGCGAGTATGCTGTCCGAGGAAAGTGGACAGACCCGGCTTTCGCTCGCAAAAGCGGCGGCATTGGAGCAGGTTGCGCAAATCTCTGCAGGCAGTGGGATCATGCTCATGGTAACGCAAGAGACTGGCACTTATATCCAACAAGCCTTCACGACTGATACTGCACAACTCCAACGCGCCATAGAAAATATCACACCGATCCACGCCCCCCGCAATCTCCGTCCGGTTTTTGACGCTGTAACACGTTACACCGACTCACCACAAGACCAAGTCTTTTTTATCAGCGATACTTTTGAAAACCTACCAGACATCCCGCTGACACTTCATAAAATTCCCGTCGGTGCAGATGCCGAAAATATGGGTATCATCCTGTTCAGTGTTGACATCGTGCAAGATCAATACGAAATCCTGGTCGGTATCCAAAATTTCACACAGACCTCCAGCGAATTCAACGTTCAATTGGCAGTGGAAAACGCGCCTCTTGATGACAGAACGATAAGTATCCCTTCAGAGACAACCCAATCGGTGCTGTTTTCAGGGGATCCAAGGGGTTTAGCGGGAAAGGTTATCAGGGTCCACCTTGGAATAGCAGACGATTTTTCGCTCGATAACAGTGTCTCCGCAATCCTACCGGGTATATCACCTTTGAAAATCTTACTCGTCAATGACAATCAGAAATCCCTGCTGCCTGAGCTGCTGCGTGCGTACGGAAGCCATGTCGATTTAGACGTGGTTCTCCCAACAGATTATCACGGGACGGGTGATGCCGATATAGCGGTTTTTGATGGTAGCACTCCTGCTGGACGTGAGACGTTTAGCGGTGCTTTTGAAGTCACTTCCCGAGCGCGTCTTATCTTTATCAATCCGGGCAGCAATCTGCCGTTCGTTCAGGTTTCCGATGCTTCGGCTGTAAAGAGCAGTAGCGGATCTACCCGCGTCATCAGAGCAGATGCGGCGCATCCACTCATGGCAGATGTCTCATTACAAGGATTGCAAGTGCGGGAATCTGTGTATCGAGACCTACCCATCTGGGGATATTCTCTTGTTGAGACGGAGAAGGGTTCGCTAATCTGGCTCGGAAACCCCGGAGCCGACACGCAATTGCTCGTTTTTGAGTTTGATGCCTTCAATCCAGAAATATCTACGTTCGCGGTGTCTATACCGGGACCGCTGTTTGTTTATCAGTGCTTAGCGTGGTTTGAAGCAGGGGTTGCCCCACTCCAACCCCTTGGGTCTCAGACAAGGAGGACTCGGCACGCATTCAAAACCGGAGAACAGGTAGTTATCGCGTTGGAAAACACGGATATGCCGTTTCGCATCCAAAAACCTGATGAGACGATGGTCACGGTAAACAATACAGTATTCACTGAGACCGATCTCGTGGGTGTCTATACGCTTTTCGCCCATGATGGGAGGGAATTAGAGCGGTTCACAGTCAACCTGCTGGACACTGCAACGTCCACACTCTCACAGTCCAGAACCATAAAAGCGGACGCGGAAAATATCTCAACATCCCTTGAAACCGGTTTGCAACCGATGGCGCAGGAGGTGTGGCGTTTTCCCGCAGTGCTCGCGTTGATTGTTTTGTTTGTGGAGTGGTGGTTTTATCACCGAGAGCGGCTGTAA